Proteins from one Camelina sativa cultivar DH55 chromosome 8, Cs, whole genome shotgun sequence genomic window:
- the LOC104707263 gene encoding DEAD-box ATP-dependent RNA helicase 39, protein MVGASRTILSLSLSSSRFTFSKIPHVFPFLRLHKPPSRFHHAFRPLCAAAAATSPTTETNATDPDQLKHTILLERLRLRHLKESAKPPQQRPSSVVGVDEDSINRKKSKKLFENFEELGLSEEVMGALQELNIEVPTEIQCIGIPAVMERKSVVLGSHTGSGKTLAYLLPIVQLMREDEATLGKKTKPRRPRTVVLCPTRELSEQVYRVAKSISHHARFRSILVSGGSRIRPQEDSLNNAIDMVVGTPGRILQHIEEGNMVYGDIAYLVLDEADTMFDRGFGPEIRKFLAPLNQRALKPNDQGFQTVLVTATMTTAVQKLVDEEFQGIEHLRTSTLHKKIANARHDFIKLSGGEDKLEALLQVLEPSLAKGSKVMVFCNTLNSSRAVDHFLSENQISTVNYHGEVPAEQRVENLKKFKDEEGDCPTLVCTDLAARGLDLDVDHVVMFDFPKNSIDYLHRTGRTARMGAKGKVTSLVSRKDQMLAGRIEEAMRNNESLEALTTDNVRRDAARSQITQEKGRSVKQIREVSKQRNSRDKPASSSPTRSTGGKTPVRKSSSFSKPRKASSPPEKSSKPKRKILKTVGSRSIAARGKTGSDRRPGKKLSVVGFRGRSSSARAS, encoded by the exons ATGGTAGGAGCTTCGAGAACAATCCTATCCTTATCCCTCTCTTCATCACGCTTCACTTTCTCCAAAATCCCTCACGTTTTCCCATTTCTCCGCCTCCACAAACCTCCCTCTAGATTCCACCACGCTTTTCGCCCTCTATGCGCCGCCGCCGCCGCAACTTCTCCAACAACGGAGACGAATGCTACAGATCCGGATCAATTGAAACACACGATCTTGCTAGAGAGGCTTAGGCTTAGACATTTGAAGGAATCAGCTAAACCACCACAACAGAGACCGAGTAGTGTTGTTGGTGTAGATGAAGATAGCATTAATaggaagaagagtaagaaaTTATTTGAGAATTTTGAGGAGCTTGGGTTGAGTGAGGAAGTGATGGGAGCTTTGCAAGAGTTGAACATTGAGGTTCCTACTGAGATTCAGTGTATTGGGATACCTGCTGTTATGGAGCGTAAGAGCGTTGTATTGGGTTCGCATACTGGTTCTGGCAAGACTCTTGCTTACTTGCTGCCTATAGTTCAG CTGATGAGAGAAGATGAGGCAACACTtggtaaaaaaacaaagccTAGGCGTCCGAGGACTGTTGTTCTTTGTCCCACAAGAGAACTATCTGAGCAG GTGTACCGTGTGGCAAAGTCCATAAGCCATCACGCGAGGTTTAGATCTATATTGGTTAGTGGTGGTTCTCGGATAAGACCCCAAGAGGATTCTTTGAACAATGCAATAGACATGGTTGTTGGAACCCCTGGTAGGATTCTTCAGCATATCGAAGAAGGAAACATGGTCTATGGAGATATCGCATATTTG GTGCTGGATGAGGCAGACACTATGTTTGATCGTGGCTTTGGTCCTGAGATTCGTAAATTCCTTGCCCCACTGAATCAGCGTGCGTTAAAACCAAATGACCAAGGATTTCAAACAGTCTTAGTGACTGCTACTATGACAACG GCTGTTCAGAAGTTAGTTGATGAGGAGTTTCAAGGGATAGAGCATTTGCGAACATCAACACTGCATAAAAAGATAGCCAACGCTCGCCATGACTTCATCAAGCTTTCAGGTGGTGAAGATAAGTTAGAAGCACTTCTACAG GTTCTTGAACCTAGCTTAGCCAAAGGGAGCAAGGTGATGGTCTTTTGTAACACGTTGAACTCCAGTCGCGCTGTTGATCACTTTCTTTCTGAAAACCAGATCTCCACTGTAAACTATCACGGTGAAGTTCCAGCAGAACAGAG GgttgagaatttgaaaaaattCAAGGACGAAGAAGGTGACTGTCCCACGCTGGTGTGCACGGATTTGGCTGCTAGGGGTCTGGACCTCGACGTTGATCATGTAGTCATGTTTGATTTCCCAAAGAACTCT ATTGACTACCTCCATCGTACCGGAAGAACAGCTCGGATGGGTGCTAAAG GAAAAGTGACAAGTCTAGTGAGCAGGAAGGACCaaatgctagcaggaaggatcgAAGAAGCCATGAGAAACAATGAGAGCTTGGAAGCACTCACCACTGATAATGTGAGGAGAGACGCTGCAAGAAGCCAAATCACtcaagagaaaggaagaagcgTTAAGCAGATCAGAGAAGTGAGCAAGCAACGAAATAGCAGAGACAAACcggcatcttcttctcctacaAGATCAACAGGTGGGAAGACACCTGTGAGAAAGTCAAGTTCGTTTTCCAAACCCAGAAAAGCATCATCTCCTCCAGAGAAATCTTCAAAGccgaaaagaaaaatattaaaaacggTTGGATCCAGATCGATTGCTGCGAGGGGAAAGACAGGTTCAGATAGAAGACCAGGAAAGAAACTAAGTGTCGTTGGGTTCCGGGGCAGGTCTTCTTCAGCAAGAGCCTCTTAA